A genomic segment from Streptomyces antibioticus encodes:
- a CDS encoding TIM-barrel domain-containing protein gives MAVVFGLVGVDAAAAGTAARPAAGTPPSTVSVPHARFQVLSPTLIRTEYAGDDKFENRATFNAVGRDAFSAPPRYTSSVEDGLLTITTSALTLNYRVGFGPFTADNLTVRLKAGPDPVLAAPWQHRVCAAGALCEAEDQVYDGPGLASNHAQFTGKGFLAGFEVDRHSLAADVKAPQAGAYEFAVRYANSVGGDGRHETRTLSFSVDGGADRTISLPETRDWNTWGVARLPLSLGAGHHSVRLNRAPDDSGNVNVDSVSLLPPGAAYPSRAASAVPGCRFGTSCEAEDALLAGSAGVATDHEGHAGYGFVAELTKGAGLSVPIAGVPADGTYQLHLRYANGRGGDGLHQPRKIEVVTATGSPHSAVLPVTDNWDTWRSASIPVELKAGTDNLTLNCPDTDGCHVNVDTLALAPVTDPAPAPHLALGGYRRSLDGLDGDADPTPWTTPGLLHRDGWYLLDDTSSAVYDARTGTATPRPAHGGLPYQDGYLFGFGHDYRQGLSDLATLTGPPQLLPRWAYGVWYSEYIDRTESDYRDTILPAFRAAGVPLDVLVTDTDFKWPNTWSGWNFDPVKFPDPEGFFDWSEGQGLANSLNVHPSILGSDPQFAKAQATAKGKLRKGGCAPAAGSDCYAFDFGDPDQLTAYLDLHRPMDRAGNDVWWLDWCCDASRSSQSGVTPDAWINQKYADLTSETGDRGFVVSRAYGSLQAGGYSGGVGLPTGPWADKRSTLHFSGDTASNWGTLRAEVGYTPGESVATGLPAVSHDIGGHNDGYGIPGAETYVVDGTTRRTTKLPDDLYARWVQFGTFQPIDRLHSNHSDRLPWQYGPEARASSEKFLRLREALVPYTYTLAREANATGVPIVRPLYLHYPEEAAAYDRAGGEYLYGPDLLVAPVTTPGTTATTSVWFPPGRWTDYFTGRTYTAPEGGATYDVTTTLDTMPVFVRAGAVLATRTDNVPHDAHSPLDKVSLTVAAGDSGTFSLYEDDGHSAPSRRAATTRIRYAEQGDSHLLTIGSAKGSFTGQVSRRRWTVSFLGVEQAPRQMTVQGARLSASAWKWDADTHTLRVTLPAHSVREQVTVRYR, from the coding sequence CTGGCGGTGGTGTTCGGGCTGGTCGGTGTCGATGCCGCCGCCGCGGGCACCGCAGCCCGGCCGGCCGCCGGCACCCCACCCTCGACCGTCTCCGTCCCCCACGCCCGCTTCCAGGTGCTGTCGCCGACGCTGATCCGTACCGAGTACGCGGGGGACGACAAGTTCGAGAACCGTGCCACCTTCAACGCCGTTGGCCGGGACGCCTTTTCGGCGCCGCCCCGCTACACGTCCTCCGTCGAGGACGGGCTCCTCACCATCACTACCAGCGCCCTGACCCTGAACTACCGAGTCGGCTTCGGGCCGTTCACCGCCGACAACCTGACCGTGCGGCTCAAGGCGGGACCGGACCCCGTGCTGGCCGCGCCATGGCAGCACCGGGTGTGCGCGGCAGGCGCCCTCTGCGAGGCGGAGGACCAGGTGTACGACGGTCCCGGACTCGCCTCGAACCACGCGCAGTTCACCGGCAAGGGGTTCCTGGCCGGCTTCGAGGTCGACCGTCACTCCCTCGCCGCGGATGTAAAGGCACCCCAGGCCGGTGCGTACGAGTTCGCCGTGCGGTACGCCAACTCTGTTGGGGGCGACGGCCGTCACGAGACCCGGACGCTCAGTTTCAGTGTGGACGGCGGCGCCGACCGCACCATCAGCCTGCCAGAGACGCGTGACTGGAACACCTGGGGCGTGGCACGTCTGCCGCTGTCGCTCGGCGCCGGTCACCACTCGGTGCGGTTGAACCGCGCGCCTGACGACTCGGGGAATGTGAACGTCGACAGCGTCTCCCTGCTTCCGCCCGGGGCGGCGTATCCGTCCCGGGCCGCGAGTGCCGTTCCCGGCTGCCGGTTCGGCACCAGTTGTGAGGCGGAGGACGCGCTCCTGGCAGGTTCCGCGGGTGTCGCGACCGATCACGAGGGGCATGCCGGGTACGGGTTCGTCGCCGAACTCACCAAGGGCGCCGGGCTGTCGGTGCCGATCGCGGGCGTGCCCGCGGACGGCACCTACCAGCTCCACCTGCGCTACGCCAACGGCAGGGGAGGCGACGGCCTGCATCAGCCGCGGAAGATCGAGGTCGTCACCGCCACCGGCTCCCCGCACAGCGCCGTCCTCCCCGTCACCGACAACTGGGACACCTGGCGGTCGGCTTCGATCCCCGTCGAGTTGAAGGCGGGGACCGACAACCTCACCCTCAACTGCCCTGACACCGACGGCTGTCACGTCAACGTGGACACGCTCGCGCTCGCCCCGGTCACGGATCCCGCCCCCGCCCCGCACCTCGCCCTCGGCGGATACCGGCGCAGCCTCGACGGGCTCGACGGCGACGCCGACCCGACTCCTTGGACCACACCCGGGCTTCTGCACCGCGACGGCTGGTACCTGCTCGACGACACGTCCTCCGCGGTCTACGACGCCCGGACCGGCACCGCCACCCCGCGTCCCGCGCACGGCGGTCTGCCCTACCAGGACGGCTACCTCTTCGGCTTCGGCCACGACTACCGGCAGGGCCTGAGCGACCTGGCGACCCTCACCGGTCCTCCGCAACTGCTGCCCCGCTGGGCCTACGGTGTCTGGTACTCCGAGTACATCGACCGCACCGAGTCCGACTACCGCGACACGATCCTGCCCGCGTTCCGAGCCGCCGGCGTGCCGCTGGACGTGCTCGTCACGGACACCGACTTCAAGTGGCCCAACACCTGGAGCGGTTGGAACTTCGATCCGGTCAAGTTCCCTGATCCGGAAGGATTCTTCGACTGGTCGGAGGGTCAAGGGCTCGCCAACTCGCTCAACGTGCACCCGAGCATCCTCGGTTCCGATCCGCAGTTCGCGAAGGCGCAGGCCACGGCCAAGGGCAAGCTCCGCAAGGGCGGATGCGCGCCCGCCGCCGGATCGGACTGCTACGCCTTCGACTTCGGCGACCCCGACCAGCTCACGGCCTACCTCGACCTGCACCGGCCGATGGACCGGGCCGGCAACGACGTGTGGTGGCTGGACTGGTGCTGCGACGCCTCCCGCTCCTCGCAGTCCGGAGTCACCCCGGACGCCTGGATCAACCAGAAGTACGCCGACCTCACGTCGGAGACCGGCGACCGCGGCTTCGTCGTCTCCCGTGCCTACGGGTCGTTGCAGGCCGGCGGCTACAGCGGCGGTGTGGGCCTGCCCACCGGCCCCTGGGCCGACAAGCGGAGCACCCTGCACTTCTCGGGTGACACCGCGTCGAACTGGGGCACGCTGCGCGCCGAAGTCGGCTACACACCGGGGGAGTCCGTCGCCACGGGCCTGCCCGCCGTCAGCCACGACATCGGCGGCCACAACGACGGCTACGGGATCCCCGGAGCCGAGACCTACGTCGTGGACGGCACGACCCGCCGTACCACCAAGCTGCCCGACGACCTGTACGCGCGGTGGGTGCAGTTCGGCACCTTCCAGCCGATCGACCGTCTGCACAGCAACCACAGCGACCGCCTGCCCTGGCAGTACGGCCCGGAGGCGCGCGCGTCCTCGGAGAAGTTCCTGAGGCTGCGCGAGGCACTGGTCCCCTATACGTACACGCTCGCACGGGAGGCCAACGCCACCGGGGTGCCGATCGTGCGACCGCTGTACCTGCACTACCCGGAGGAGGCGGCCGCCTACGACAGGGCGGGCGGCGAGTACCTCTACGGTCCCGATCTCCTGGTCGCCCCGGTGACCACGCCCGGCACCACGGCCACCACCTCCGTGTGGTTCCCGCCGGGCCGGTGGACGGACTACTTCACCGGCCGCACCTACACCGCGCCCGAGGGCGGAGCGACGTACGACGTTACGACGACCCTGGACACCATGCCGGTCTTCGTCCGCGCGGGCGCGGTCCTCGCCACACGGACCGACAACGTGCCCCACGACGCCCACAGCCCGCTGGACAAGGTCAGCCTCACGGTCGCCGCCGGGGACTCCGGCACCTTCTCCCTCTACGAGGACGACGGCCACAGCGCCCCCTCACGACGCGCGGCCACCACCCGGATCCGGTACGCCGAGCAGGGCGACTCCCACCTGCTGACGATCGGATCGGCCAAGGGGTCCTTCACGGGACAGGTGAGCCGTCGCCGGTGGACCGTGTCCTTCCTCGGCGTGGAACAGGCGCCGCGCCAGATGACGGTGCAGGGCGCCCGGCTGTCCGCGTCGGCCTGGAAGTGGGACGCCGACACCCACACCCTCCGGGTCACCCTGCCCGCGCACAGCGTCCGTGAGCAGGTGACCGTCCGGTACCGGTAG
- a CDS encoding acyl-CoA dehydrogenase family protein: MADRLLFNPRTYDPAHFDPETRRLLRATVDWFEERGKRQLMEDYRTRAWLGDFLAFAAKENLFATFLTPASEAGETEADKRWDTARIAALNEILGFYGLDYWYAWQVTILGLGPVWQSDNAAARARAAQLLAQGEVFAFGLSEKTHGADIYSTDMLLEPDGDGGFRATGSKYYIGNGNAAGLVSVFGRRTDVEGPDGYVFFAADSRHPDYHLVKNVVDSSKFVSEFRLANYPVAAEDVLHTGRAAFDAALNTVNVGKFNLCTASIGICEHAMYEAVTHAHNRVLYGRPVTDFPHVRRELTDAYVRLVGMKHFSDRAVDYFRTAGPEDRRYLLFNPMTKMKVTTEGEKVIDLLWDVIAAKGFEKDTYFGQAAVEIRGLPKLEGTVHVNLALILKFMRSHLLDPADYPAVPTRLDAADDDFLFRQGPARGLGSVRFHDWRPAFDAYAHLPNVARFREQADALCEFVTTAAPDAEQSRDLDLLLAVGQLFALVVHGQLVLEQAALSGLDEDVLDELFAVLVRDFSAHAVELHGKDSATERQQEWALGAVRRPAIDASRTERVWQRVEALSGAYEMPQ, translated from the coding sequence ATGGCCGACCGCCTGCTGTTCAACCCGCGGACGTACGACCCCGCGCACTTCGACCCCGAGACGCGCCGTCTGCTGCGTGCCACCGTCGACTGGTTCGAGGAGCGCGGGAAGCGGCAGCTCATGGAGGACTACCGCACCCGCGCCTGGCTCGGTGACTTCCTCGCCTTCGCCGCGAAGGAGAACCTCTTCGCCACCTTCCTGACGCCGGCGTCCGAGGCGGGCGAGACGGAGGCGGACAAGCGGTGGGACACCGCCCGCATCGCCGCGCTCAACGAGATCCTGGGCTTCTACGGCCTCGACTACTGGTACGCCTGGCAGGTCACCATCCTCGGCCTGGGCCCGGTGTGGCAGAGCGACAACGCCGCCGCCCGCGCCCGCGCCGCACAACTCCTCGCGCAGGGCGAGGTGTTCGCGTTCGGACTGTCGGAGAAGACCCACGGCGCCGACATCTACTCCACCGACATGCTGCTGGAGCCCGACGGCGACGGCGGCTTCCGCGCCACCGGCTCCAAGTACTACATCGGCAACGGCAACGCCGCCGGACTCGTCTCCGTCTTCGGCCGCCGCACCGACGTCGAGGGCCCCGACGGCTATGTGTTCTTCGCCGCCGACAGCAGGCATCCGGACTACCACCTGGTCAAGAACGTCGTCGACTCCTCGAAGTTCGTCAGCGAGTTCCGCCTCGCGAACTACCCCGTGGCCGCCGAGGACGTTCTGCACACCGGCCGCGCTGCCTTCGACGCCGCCCTCAACACCGTCAACGTCGGCAAGTTCAACCTGTGCACCGCCTCCATCGGCATCTGCGAGCACGCGATGTACGAGGCCGTCACCCACGCCCACAACCGCGTCCTCTACGGCCGTCCAGTCACCGACTTCCCGCATGTGCGGCGGGAGTTGACCGACGCGTACGTGCGGCTCGTCGGCATGAAGCACTTCAGCGACCGCGCCGTCGACTACTTCCGCACCGCCGGCCCGGAGGACCGCCGCTATCTGCTGTTCAACCCGATGACGAAGATGAAGGTGACCACGGAGGGCGAGAAGGTCATCGACCTGCTGTGGGACGTCATCGCGGCCAAGGGCTTCGAGAAGGACACCTACTTCGGCCAGGCGGCGGTGGAGATCCGCGGTCTGCCCAAGCTCGAAGGCACGGTCCACGTGAACCTGGCGCTGATCCTCAAGTTCATGCGCAGCCACCTCCTCGACCCGGCGGACTACCCCGCCGTACCGACGCGACTCGACGCGGCCGACGATGACTTCCTGTTCCGGCAGGGTCCGGCCCGCGGTCTGGGCTCGGTGCGCTTCCACGACTGGCGGCCCGCCTTCGACGCCTACGCCCACCTGCCCAACGTGGCCCGCTTCCGTGAACAGGCCGACGCGCTCTGCGAGTTCGTCACCACGGCCGCCCCCGACGCCGAGCAGAGCCGCGACCTCGACCTCCTCCTCGCGGTCGGCCAGCTCTTCGCCCTCGTCGTGCACGGCCAACTTGTCCTGGAGCAGGCCGCACTGAGCGGACTCGACGAGGACGTGCTCGACGAACTCTTCGCCGTCCTGGTCCGGGACTTCTCCGCGCACGCCGTCGAACTCCACGGCAAGGACTCCGCGACCGAACGCCAGCAGGAGTGGGCGCTCGGCGCGGTGCGGCGCCCGGCGATCGACGCGTCCCGCACCGAGCGCGTCTGGCAGCGCGTCGAGGCGCTGTCCGGCGCCTACGAGATGCCCCAGTAG
- a CDS encoding PadR family transcriptional regulator has product MALEHAILVSLLEKPGSGYELARRFDRSIGYFWTATHQQIYRVLKRMEVDGWVGAQDVPQQGRPDKREYRVADLGRAALSSWLGDPIEPESVRHDLAVKIRGAAFDDPAALIGEVERHRQVHRDRLAHYLAGETRDFPGPGTAPLDPERELQHVVLRGGIAYERMMIGWLDDVLATLAKFAPAR; this is encoded by the coding sequence ATGGCGCTCGAACACGCGATCCTGGTGTCGCTCCTGGAGAAGCCGGGCTCCGGCTATGAGCTGGCCCGGCGTTTCGACCGGTCGATCGGCTACTTCTGGACCGCCACGCACCAGCAGATCTACCGCGTGCTCAAGCGCATGGAGGTCGACGGCTGGGTCGGCGCCCAGGACGTCCCGCAGCAGGGCCGGCCGGACAAGCGGGAGTACCGCGTCGCCGACCTGGGCCGCGCCGCGCTGTCCTCCTGGCTGGGCGATCCGATCGAACCGGAGAGCGTCCGCCACGATCTCGCCGTGAAGATCAGGGGCGCCGCCTTCGACGACCCCGCCGCCCTGATCGGCGAGGTGGAGCGGCACCGTCAGGTGCACCGGGACCGCCTGGCGCACTACCTGGCGGGGGAGACCCGTGACTTCCCAGGTCCGGGGACGGCACCCCTCGACCCGGAACGAGAGCTCCAGCACGTCGTTCTGCGCGGCGGCATCGCCTACGAGCGCATGATGATCGGCTGGCTGGACGACGTCCTCGCCACGCTGGCCAAGTTCGCGCCGGCCCGCTGA